A single Meles meles chromosome 20, mMelMel3.1 paternal haplotype, whole genome shotgun sequence DNA region contains:
- the LOC123932417 gene encoding olfactory receptor 7D4-like — translation MEARNQTSASEFLLLGFSQDSVPQPLLFGLFLSMYLVTVLGNLLIILAISCDSHLHTPMYFFLSNLSFADISFISTTVPKMLMNIQTQSQSITYAGCITQMYFFMVFGGMDTFLLTVMAYDRFVAICHPLHYLVIMNPQLCVLLVLMSWFISLSYSLTQSLLILRLSFCTNWVIPHFYCELAKALTLACSDTLVNHILLYIVTSFLGILPFSGILFSYTRITSSILRIPSTNGKYKAFSTCASHLSVVSLFYGTGLGVYLSSDASCWRGMIASVMYTVVTPMLNPFIYSLRNRDIKRALQNVLGRTIYNQ, via the coding sequence ATGGAAGCAAGAAATCAAACAAGTGCTTCAGAATTTTTACTCCTGGGATTTTCCCAAGACTCAGTGCCTCAGCCCCTTCTCTTTGGTCTGTTCTTGTCCATGTACCTGGTCACTGTGCTTGGGAACCTGCTCATCATCCTGGCCATCAGCTGTgactcccacctccacacccccatgtactttttcctctccaACTTGTCCTTTGCTGACATAAGTTTCATCTCCACCACGGTCCCTAAGATGCTGATGAACATCCAAACACAGAGCCAATCCATCACCTATGCAGGCTGCATCACCCAGATGTATTTCTTTATGGTTTTTGGAGGTATGGACACTTTTCTCCTCactgtgatggcctatgaccggtTTGTGGCCATCTGCCACCCCTTGCACTACCTAGTCATCATGAACCCACAGCTCTGTGTCCTCCTGGTGCTCATGTCCTGGTTCATCAGCTTGTCATATTCCCTGACCCAGAGTCTGTTGATACTACGGCTTTCCTTCTGCACCAACTGGGTAATTCCACACTTTTACTGTGAACTTGCTAAGGCCCTCACGCTTGCCTGCTCAGACACATTGGTCAATCATATCCTGCTATATATTGTAACTAGCTTTCTTGGcatccttcccttctctgggatCCTTTTCTCCTATACCCGAATCACCTCCTCAATCCTGAGAATCCCATCAACTAATGGGAAGTATAAGGCATTTTCTACCTGTGCATCTCACCTGTCTGTGGTGTCTTTATTCTATGGGACAGGCCTTGGTGTGTATCTCAGTTCTGATGCATCTTGCTGGAGGGGCATGATTGCCTCAGTGATGTACACTGTGGTCACCCCAATGCTGAACCCCTTCATCTACAGCCTACGGAACAGGGACATCAAGAGGGCTCTACAAAATGTTTTGGGGAGAACAATCTATAATCAGTGA